The Pseudanabaena sp. FACHB-2040 genome segment GCGATAGCCGCCGCACCGAGGCACTCAAGGGCCGATCCCCATTGGTAGGGATGAACGTTATGTACTTCAGCTTGTGGCCTTTGGCTAACTGGAGAGCCTTATCCCAGAGTATCTGGGCATCTTGCAGAGTGCCTATATGAATGACGAGGTCGTCTGCGACAATTTGGGTCTTCATGGGTGCTAACTCCATATCTGATATGAGCGTACCGCCAAACAGGCTCTACAAAGCTGCACTGGCGCGGGGATGCGATGGCCCCAATGCCTATACTCCTTCCGGCTTATCCTGCTGATGGTAGAGGCTGTCTCCCCGCTGTATCAGGTACTTTACTGGCAACAGTGGCCTGGGAGATCTCGCAGAAACTCTGGCTGAAGACTGAGCCAATTCTGATATGCGGGCAACCGTCATCTTGATGTGACTTCAGAAACTCTAACCGTTTTCATCCCTGATGCCTCCTGCAAACTATCCTCTCGACAACGTATTAGAAGCCCGTTCTCGCTTAGGTGAATCCACTCTTTGGGACGCTGAGCAAAACCTGCTCTATTGGGTCGATATCTATAACCACCGGGTTCACAAGTTCGACCCAACCTCAGGGCAGGATCAATTTTTTGAAGTAGGAGATGTCGTCGGACCAATCGCCCTGGCAGGCCCCAGTCAGCTAATTATCGGCCAGCGCGATCGCATTGCCTTCCTCAACACTCAAGACGGCAAACTGACGCCGATCCTGACTATTGAGGCCGATAAGCCAGACAATCGGTTTAATGACGGTAAGTGCGACCCTCAGGGGCGTTTCTGGTTTGGCTCTATCTCCCAAGATCCGAAGCAGGCTAGTCTCTACCGCTATGATCCTGACGGATCTCTGCAGGTGATGGAGACGGGCCTAACCATCTCCAATGGCTTAGGCTGGAGCCCCGACGAAACAACTTTTTACCTGACGGATTCAGCCGAACAGAAGATTTACGCCTACCGTTTTGATGCCGCAATCGGCTCCATTCAAGATCGGCGTGTTTTGATCGATTTAAGCGATGAAGGGGCTGAGCCAGACGGCATGGCAATGGATGCAGAAGGCTGTATCTGGACAGCCATGTGGAACGGATGGTGCGTGATTCGCTTTGACCCTGACGGCAAAGAAATGATGCGAGTCAAGATGCCGGTGCAGTGCCCAACCTGTTGCACCTTTGGGGGCCAAGACTTGACCGAACTTTACATCACGACAGCGTCTGTAGGGCTAAGCCAGCAGGAAATTGAGCAAGGCTTCTACGCTGGCGATCTTTTCCGCCTACAAACTGATGTCGTTGGAATGCCCAGCTATCACTTCGGCCAATCCAGCTAGAGTAGCCAAGCAGCCAATGCCCTTCTGCCCTCTACCCTCCGCCTTTTTCCCCCTTCCCCTAAGGTCTTCTAGCCCGCAAATCCAACCTTGCCCTCAGCTCATCCTTGATGCGGTTGAGAATCGAGTCTTCATCTAAGGACTCTAGAATCTGGCTCACGACCGCTTTAGGGCCATCCACTCCCCAAGAGGCCCCGTTGGTCAGGTAAGCTTTTGTCACTTGGCCAACGCTGTAGGTAGAGACGCCTGCAACCGCCGCTTGGGTAATTGCGATTGGAATATAGGGGGCGAGGGACAGCCCGCCTGTAGCGACCGCTGAGGCTCCTAGCAAGCCCTTGAGAGAGCTAAGCCCAAAGGTAATTAGAAACTCGCTAATCGAAATACCGCCCAACCCCAGGGCAATTTGCCGGAGCAGGCGCAGCGCCCCCTGCTGGGTCATCGGTAGACCGTAGAGCCGAGACAGGGCCACAATCAGCACCACGTCAATCACGGCTCCGCTGATCAGATCGACCATCATGATTGGGTTGAGTGCAATCGCCATCGCGCCGATCATGGTTGCATTCCAGATGGTCTCATCGGCGATGCGATCGCAAATCTGCCGCTTCCGCTCCAAGATTTGCTCATTCACCTCATTGGCGTAGATCAGCGTATTGAGCGCAATCAGAGACTTGCCCTCCCGGTGCAGAATGTCCAAGATCTTGAGCTTGAGATCCTGCACCTGGGGTGCACCCCGACGCAGCTGGGGCACCGTTCGCCCATCCGGCTGTTCTAGAGCCCGCGCTACTAGGGGAGCCGCCGCAGTCATGACGATTTCATCGGGGGAAATCAGATCTCGCACCCGCTGGTCTCGCAGCGTTTCGTAAATCATCTGCCGATCGGCCTCAGGGTACTGATCGACCTTGTTGAAAATCAGCAGAATCGGCTTGCTGGCTTCTCGCAGCGATCGCAGCGCCTCATACTCTACCCGAGTCAAGTCTCCAGCAGTGACAAATAGAATCAGATCTACCTGATGGGCAACCTGTCGGGCCAGCGCCTCTCTAGCAGCACCGGCAACTTCATCCAAACCAGGTGTATCGATTAGCTCAATGCGCGAATTGCCGATGCTCTTAAGTGATACCCTGACCAAGTCCTGCTCAGGATGATCGCCTAGGGCCTCCCGATTAACCTGCCAGCGGGTGCTTTCCACGTGCTGAGTCACGCCATGCGTAGGGCCAGTCTCAAAAATCTCCTGACCCAACAGGGCATTCAAAATAGAAGATTTGCCCCGCCCCACCAGGCCAAACACCGCAATATGAACAACTGTGTTCTCCAGCTTACTGAGCAGGCCATTGAGGCTTTGAAGCGCATCCTCTAGCCCTGTCCGTTCTCGATCGGTGAGGTTAAGTCGGCTCACCAGAGAGCGCAGCACATCCTGTGCCCGCTGGTAGTTGAGATCAACCTGCAGATCCTGGACGTCTAGAACAATCTGGTCTAACTCCTGTTCGACATCCTCCCAGGTGGGTTCTTGATCAGAATTTGGATTAGCAGCCCCTTCACCTTCATCAGGGGGGAGGCCGTCAGAATAAGACATGACTGTAGGGCAGCATAGGCACCTCTTTAAAGATACTCACCGGAAGGGACTAGCAGGACCGGCAAATCCTGGGGGAAAACCGGAATCCTCAGAAAGGGCATGATTCTAAAAAAGTAAGAGATGAGAGAATACGCTTTACTGCCTGGAAAAACCTTATGGAGTTTAAGACCCCTGCTCAAAAGGAAATCTATGAGCGCATCTCGCCATGGATGAACGAACTGTTTAGTGAGTCGGTTATCACCTTTGAGGATGAACCTCTCTTTATTGTGAATTTTGGTTCGGCAGTGGCTTCGACCCGGGTTGTGCCTTGGGGTGAAGATGAAGCTCTAATTACCACCCGGTCCTATGTGGTTACGGATCTGGAGGTCACACCGGATCTGACTTTTTTTCTACTTCGAGAGAATAATGGGATTTACTTTGGTCGGTTTGCCCTGGATGATGAAAATGACATTGTGTTTGAGCACAGTCTGGTTGGGTCTGCCTGCAACCTGATTGAGCTGAAGCACTCGGTGATGACCGTTATTCGCATTGCCGATGACTACGATGACGAGATCGTAACCCGCTGGGGCGGTAAACGAGCGCTCGATCGCTGGTCGTCTTAAGATCGAAAATGCAGAGGCGATGCTAGATACCGCCTCTGCATTAACAAGTTTAAATTAGACTTAGACCAGAAATTTAGACTACGACAGCAGAATCGTTGAGGCTATAGAGCAGCGTTTTAATGCGCTGACCCTGCCGCGAATCTAGCACCTTTGGAAAAGACACCTCCAGCAGAGGAGCTTCCCCTGAGCGATCTAGCCGCTCCACCTGAGCCACCAGCTTAACAGCGTCAGCGGGTTCGGGGGTTGGCATGACTACGACGCCCACTGCCTGCCCCTGGGTAAACACTTCCGGGTGAAGGGACAGGAGATGGTCTGGGCTAATAGCTAGCTGCAGCGTGCGGCTGTTAATTTCCAGCGCTGTGGAGGGAAAGTACTGCCCCTCAATGTAAACCTGACCAGGCGTTTGAATGCGCTTGCGAACCTGCACAGATTCCATTGGTTTGGGTTCCCGAAATGCCCTCAGCAAGCTGGTTGCCAGGAATTTAATCGACTCCAACGGTCTGTCTGCAATGTTTCTAGTTTGGGAGTACCACTCTTTGACGTCGGAGTAGAGCACCACTACCAGAGCATCGTGCTGAACTGGAGTCATGTCTTCAAACGCGACGGCTAAGATGACGTCGTCTTCGCTACGCGGAGTCACTCGAATGACCCGACCGCTGACAAAAGCTCTGGCTCCGTAGTCTCCATGCAGCTCAACATCAATGGCATCGGGCAAGTTAGGCCAGTTCTTGAGAATGACCCGGGCTCCGGTTTCACTAATGTCTAGGGTGACCCCAGTAAACGTTTCTGGCCCGGCATAGATAATAGCGGGCAGATGACGATCCAGTCGATGGGACTGCCGCAGCTGGGGTTGCTCTAGGGCCACTAGAATGGCCGCACTCAGCAGCAGCACATTGACCATGCACCAAATGGCGTTAATCAATACAGCATCCCAGGTTTGTAGCTCGGTCACTAGCCAGAAGGGCACCATCAACAGCGACAGCACGCTCAAGAGCCCAGCGATCAGCAGCACTCGGACAGAGCCCCAATCAAAGGTGCGGCGAGTTACCTGCAATCCTTTGTCGGTGACGTTGAATGAACCCAGCTTGGGATTGAGCAGGGCCATAAACGTCACTAAGCCATCTTGAAAGGCCATAGCATACTCAAAGATTTCGTTCCAAAAGGAGAAACGAACGCCTCTGTGAATGATGTAGTTGGCGTTAAGGGCCAGCAATATCGAGGGCAGGGCATAGGTCAGGGTCTCTAGCCCCAGACCCCGCACAGAGTTAATGCCAAATACTAGAAAAGCAATGGGTGCGATCGCATACATCAGCCGAGGAAACCCAAAAAAGAAGTGGGTGGTGGCTGAGGTGTAGCAGATGCGCTGGGGAATAGTCAGCTTACGGTTAAATAGCGGCCATTCCAAGCGCAAAATTTGGGCCATGCCACGGGCCCAGCGGACCTGCTGACCAATGTAAGACGAGAATTTCTCAGGGGCTAACCCAGCGACCATGATTTTGTCGTAGTAGACCGTCTCATAGCCCAGCATGTGCAGCCGTAGGGAGGTATGACAGTCTTCTGTCACCGTCTCTACAGCAATGCCGCCGATCTCCAGCACATGGCTCTTGCGAACCACCGCCGCCGACCCACAGAAAAAGGCCGCATTCCAAAAGTCGTTCCCCCGCTGCAAAATCTTGTAGAACAGCTCATTGCCCACAGGAACTCGACCCTGGGTCAGCAGGTTGCGCTCAAAGGGGTCGGGGTTATAGAACCAGTGGGGCGTCTGCACCAAAGACACCTTGGGGTTGAGGAAAAAGCCCACGGTGTTAATCAAAATATTGCGGCTGGGAATGTGGTCGCAGTCCAAAATCAGGATTAAATCCCCGGGGGTGCGCCGCATGGCGTGGTTGATATTGCCTGCCTTGGCGTGGTCATTATTGTCCCGCGTCATCAGAGTGCAGCCAATTTCCTGGCACAGCCGCCGCAGTTGCTCCCGCCGCTGAGGATACTTGCGCCCATCATCCAAGATATAGACGTGTTTTTTGTTCGCCGGATAGCTGATTGCAATGGCTGCTAGGGCCGTCTTGCGAACGATCTCAACGTCTTCGTTGTAAGTGGGAATGTAAATATCAACGCTTTGCCACTGCTCCTGGGGAATGTGGGAGATATCGACCGCCTTGCGGTCCTTAATTTTGAGCGTCTGAAAATAGGCCAGGAGCAGGGTCACAATCGCATAGAGTTCTGCCCCGTAGAGCAGCAGGCTAAAGATCGCATTGACCCAACCATCTAGGTTCAGGGTATTAAACGTCCGGTAGTACAGGTAGCGCAGGGTGACTACTATGCTGAGCCACATCAATAGCAGGTGCATGTGGGCACTGGTTTGCTGCCGTTTTTGGCGTTCCTCCAGCCATACTAGCAACCAGCCTAGAGCGATTAAAATGCCCGCCAGCACAGTCTGCTGGCGCAACGGTAGCGGCGTAATGATTAGCGGCAGGGAAAAGATCAGGGCCAGCAGCAGCAGCCACAGGACGCTGCGCTGACCACGTCCACCGAGGGTCCGCTCCATCCAGATCGGCAGGGCGTCAACCAGATCGCTAAACCAAGTAAACCGGTGACCCGGAAGGGGAGCATTGGTTTGAGGAGAGGGGTTGGTCATTGCAGTTCTCCTGATTTACTAATCCGATTGAGATAGAGCTGGGAAACACCGTAGGCAATCAGGGCCAGCAGCACTAGGCCAGTCGGCAGTAAAAACCAGTTGGCCTGCATGAAGGAGACGGTACGGGTCACCGGGCCGCTGCGATTAATCTCGCGCGGCTGGTTTTGCGTCAGGGTCGTCACTGCAAAATCACTGTCGCTAAATTCAGCTGGGTTGGCTGTGGTTCGCTTCACCAGCACTGTGTCCCCTTCAAGCTTGGAGAAAAGCTCGTCTCGGCGGAACAGCTGGCGAATGTCGGCCAGCCCCTGTTCACTTTGGCCGGTCAGACCTAACAAGATGCGATCGCGACTCCAGGGAGACGCAACTGCCTGAATCACGCCTGCGTTGTCAGGCAGGGTTTGCACCAGGCTTTGATTTTGTCGCCGCAAAAACCGTTCTCCTAGCGAAAAACGATCTGGCTGTTGAAACACCTCAGGAATTGGAAATCGGTTGCGAAGCCCAATGCCCACCAGGTTTTGCTGCTCTCGCACATTATTTGGCAATCCGCCTGCCAGATACACTCCTAGCTTGACTGAATCGGCTTGACTGAGACGACCCAGCCGGCCACTGACCTGAAGCAGGGTCAGCACCTCGGCGTCAGAAGGATTGTCTGGCAGCACAAAAGCCATCTGCGACAAATCCTGGGGGGCCGCCAGTGGGAACCCAACCTGTAAATGCCTAAGATCAGGCAATTGCACAATGTTGGTGCGCTGCAGATTAAAGCTGCTGTCGCCATGAACCGTTGCCCACATCGGCTGGTCGGGCACCTCCCCACAGGCAATCACCGCTGTTTGAGGGTAGGTAAAAAACTGAACCTCCAGCGTTGACGTGGGCGACATAACTGCAGGCGGCACCTCTACCGTAATAGAGTCACTACCACCTTTAGCCGACGATAGCCGCTCACCGCCAACCCCCTGACCGTTGATCCGAACAGTCACAGAGGAACGCCGCGTATCGATATTGGGGCCGTAGCTGTAGCGGAGCGTAAAATTACTGCCTTTGAGAAACTGATCGTCGGGCAAAGTATGCAGGGGTATAGAAATCGGGGGGGGTGCCGGCAACCCATTTACCGTGATGTCTTGGTAGGGCTTGCCGTCTGCTGTCAGAAGATCGCTCAACTGCAGTCGATTCCCTTCAGCTGGCAAATACCCCGGCCAGTCCCTAGGTGCAGGAGAAGGGACGTCAGCCACCTCGTTTACTAGCACTGCCTGGCCAGTCGCGAGCTGCCGATCAACGGGTTGGGCCAGCATCTGTACCGCCTTGAGAACAGCAGGCGAATCGTTACCCGTGGCCACTAATACCGGATGACTGCCATCAGCTGTGGTCGTTAGCATGAGGACGCCCACACCGTTGGGTAAAGCCTGACCACTGCCGTCTAAAACTTTGTTGTCTTTAATCGCAAACGGCAGCGCTAGCTGAGCTAGGGCAGGCTGCTCTGCCGGAGTCCCCAGCACAACCACCCCAGATTCGGCTCCAATGTCATCCAGGCCATTCACCAGGCGAGTCTCAATGGCTCGGAAGTTAGTCAACCTGGAGGCAGCGGCTTGAAAACGACCCGCTGCAGTCAGCCAAAGGTTATCGACCGATTTGGGGCGCAGGTAGGTCAGCTGATCGGCTTCTAACCCCAGGTCATCCAGGAAGGGATAGGGAAAGTTAGCAAAGTCTAGAGCAACATCCTGGGGCTGATAGTTCATCACGACCTGGGAGTCGGGCAAGATTTCAGTCCACAGGGTGGGATCAGTCGGGTCGGTACACTCCTCAGACGTGTGCTGCTGAGCTCGGATAATCAGGGTGTTGTAGTCCTGAATGAGGTTAGCTGGCACATCAAAGAGAACGTTGCCGATTTCGTCCGGCTTGCGGTTGAGCGGCAAGCTGCCCAGATGGGAGTTGTTCAGCCTCACCGTCAGGTTAGACCGACTGGCAACTAGAGCCGGAGAGTGGCGGAAGCGAATCAGCACCTTAGCCGAGTTGACCTGCCAGTTGCGAGGCCGGGTAAAGCCTAGCCGGGCCTGCGAGAGCACCCCTCCTAGCTGCAAGGCATTGCCCACAACTGGGCTGCGGTTAAACTGCAGGACATACTGGCTTGAAGCCGGTTGGGCTGGCGTTGACGAGGCTGCTGGCGTTGGCTCCTCTGGTTCTGGCGTGGGCGCAGCTGGGGCCGGGGTAGCTAGGGCAGGTTGGGGTCTAGCCGGTGCTGAGGGCCGGGGCGATGGAGCAGGCGAGGCCTGTCGGGACGGCGGCGAGGCCGGAGCAGACCGTGCAGGGGGTTCAGCGGGCCGAGGCCGGGGTCTGACGACGGGGGCTTGGGGCGCGGGACTGGGCAAGGAGTACTCTCGAATGACCTCGTCTTCCTGCTTTTGCACCGCCTCATTGGACTGAGCCATGACCTGAGGCATTTGCAGACAGAGCAGCAGGGTCAAGCAGCCTAAGCCTGCCCCCCAGGCTAGCCAGCCTGAGCGCCGACCTGACCAGAAACCAGAAGTTTTGCCAGATCGACGGGAGCTAGTTGGGATTGAGGATCGCCGCCAGCTCCGCCGCCGAAGCTGCTGATTCGGGAGCTTCAATAGAAGTTGCTTTATGAAATTACGCATAGGGTTAAGAGCTAGTTTGAGTCAGTTCAACTGGCTTGAAGAAGGTTGTTTATCAAGGGGTTCCCTTTAATAGGGAGGCGGGCAGACGTTCAGCTGGAAATAGGCCCAGCCAGGCCAGGTTTTGCACATAGTAGGCATCGTTGTTATCCCAAATTCCTTGGCGGTAGGCAGTTAACAGCTTTTCTCGGCGTAGACTTTCAGCAATCTGTGGTTCTATCCGTAGAAAAGCTGGGTAGAGCATGGCGTATTGGGCAGTCGCTTCGTAATCTACGAGGGCCTGCCCCTTGAGATCCAGCACGGCTGGAATGTTTTTTTGGCTCTCCCACTGGGTCTTTAAATAGCCCAGGTGTTCGGTCAAAAAGCGGTCGGCTCTAGGTTCTCCAAACCAGGCGGCATCTAGCGCTATTCGCCACCAGACCCGGTAGGCATCAAAGCCATAGTGGCTTTTCAGAGTGCTGTTTCTGCCGACGGGTGCTAGCTGCTGTGTCGCCATTTCCAAAACGACCCAATCCCCAGGTAAGCCCTGAGGAGAGAGGTCTTTGGTTTGGTTCAATACGCGGTAGCTACTCTCGACTAGAGCGGCCCAGTTCCGGTCTGGATCAACTTGAGCAAAGAGGCGAAAGGCATAGGGAGCTAGGTAGGAGGGGTTGAGATAGACCTTGCCAGGGCTGGGTTGAAATGCCTGCAAAGGGCCGGGCAAAAGATATCTGAGGGAGTTCTGAGCTTCCACTGCAGGCAGCATTAGAGTGGAGAAGTCCCAGAGGTCAGCCAGCTTTTCCTGGGCCAAAGCCTCGTAGTCTGGACGGTTCCAGCGCCGAGCTGCCAGAATCAAGGCTGTAGCAGCATCAATATCGGCATCGCTGGCGAAGTTACCGTCGATAACACCCCAAGAACCGTCCTCGCCCTGCCCCCATTTCCAAGCCCATAGGCTGTCGCCCTGAGCACTCCCTTCTCGCCTCAGGTTGCTTTCAGCCCATTGCAGAGTCAGTTCAAAGGTGGCGGGGTCGTCTGCCATCACAGCTCGCAGCAGGGCATACGCCTGTCCCTCTGAAACGGTACGGGCGTTGCCCTCCCAGTCGATTACTCGCCCATCGGCCTGAATAAAGCGCTGCCGGTAAGCAGCCCAACTCTCCTGCAGCAAAGCATCGGTAGAGAGGGCTGCCGGGTCTCTACCAGGCTGCTCTCCAGCGAGGTTGATTGCGGTTTCAACTGTAGGTGCGAGGTCTTCATCAAGAGGGTTAGCTGCCGTTGGAGGCCCCTCTTGGCTACAGCCCAGCAGACCTAAGCAGACAGCCAAGCCGACTGAACTGAGAACAGCTTGCCTGCTGGCATAGCTACGCCTGAAGCATTTGCACCCAGGGTTGCGCCCAAGATGCCAGGCAGATCCGAAAAGGGAAGTGGGAAGCATCGGTTTAAAAAGCGCTGGCGTGCGACTGCTATTGCGGGAGCATACTGGCAGTTATGCGGGTATTTCATCCTAGGTTGCCTTAGATCAGGTAAACGCGTTAACGATGGGTCCTGATCTTTATCAAAGAGTGCGATCGCATGTGAAAACTGTTAAGACGCACCCCTAAATCCTGCCGACGAGGCACTTCTCTGAAGCTGGCCCTAAAAACGCTCCCAAGGCGGCTGAATACCTCGCTGTTGCAACAGCCCTGCCTCGATCTGCTGAATCTGGGCAGATACCTGCGGATCGGCAAGGCCCTGGGCCTGCTGGAACTGTTGCCAGGCCCGCAGTTCCTTAATGGCCTGCAGCGGCCGACCTTGGACCGCATTGAGAGCCGCCAGAGAGGTGCGAGCTACGCCGCTGCTGGTATCGAGCGCTAGCGCCTGATTGTAAAGTTCGTTTGCCTGGGCCAAGTTACCCTGCTGAAATTCCAATCCGCCTAGAGCCAGCAGGGCATCGAGGTTGTTGGGCTGCTGCTGCAGGATTGCGGCGTAACTCTGACGGGCCAAGGCCTCATCGCCAGTCTGTTGGGCAATGTCTCCCTGCACAAAGTAGAGGTCAAGATTATTAGGAGACTGGGCAAGCAGTCGGGCAATCTCGGCTCTAGCCTGGGCTGGGTTGCGGTCGGCCAAGACCTGGAGCGATCGCAACTGCAGGCCCAAATTACCAGGCTCAACGGCCAGCAGTCGCTGATATAGATCGGCCCGACTTGGATCGGGCGGCAGAGCTGCCGCTAGAGCAATCAGTTCCGGCGGCGGCGTACTAGCCCCATACTGCTGCAAACTCTGATTCAAAACAGCGGCGGCCTGCGCTTCACTAATTAACCCAGCTTGGTAAGCCAAAGATGTTCGGCCCAAGGCAAAGGCTGGATCCTGAGGATTCTCAGCAATGATCTGGTCGTAAAGTGCGATCGCCTCTCGGTTGAGCCCCTGGCTCTGGTATACCGCAGCTAGGCCCTGAAGCGCACCACGTCGAACATCTAGAGTTCGGCTGCTGCTGATTAGGGCCTGATACCGCTGAATACTGGCATTGAGATTGCCTTCCCGACGGTCAATATCAGCCAGCAACAGCTGAGTTGTATCCCCATCCCGCTGGCCTGCTGGAGTGCTCGCGTAGGCAGCCAAAGCTGACTTGGCTGCCGCTAGCTGCCCCTGCTGAATCAAAATTTGGGCTACGCGAAAATTGAGAAAGCCCTCAGGCGATCCTGCGGCCAGCAGGCTTTGGTAGAGCGGCAGCAGATCTGCAATGGGCGGATCGACTCGGCTCAGCGTTTGACTAATACTGCGCACCTGTGCCGGATCTCCAGGAAGGCTAGGAAACGCTGCCCGCACCTGCTGGACAAAATCCGTCCGGGAAAGTTGCCCAGTTTGATACGCCAGCACCTGCTGACTAAAGACTAAACTGCTGTCATTTGGAGTTTCTCGGCTGAGTGCCTGCACCAGTTGCAAAGCAGAGGGTCGCCACTCCGGCAGGTTGCTAAAGACGGCAATAGCCTCCCTGCGAATACCTGGCGGTAGATTGGGCACTGTCGTTAAAACGGTTTGATAGATCTGGGCTGCCTCTTGAGAATAGGCAGTT includes the following:
- a CDS encoding tetratricopeptide repeat protein; translated protein: MSAKQTVVSPYWFKRLVLAGLAMLAAPVLSLSGLPPTAVYAQSSAVRQGYTLLAQDRVSEAIGAFQAILRQNPRDIDAQLGLSISYRRAGRDADALAAYQRVLELDPNNRLALSSLGFLGEFRAEWQPIGIQALTRLLDLEPNNLDARAQRAKLYYYQGLFSQSLADYALVLPQTQSLAVVGAAAEAYTYSGDYATGLSLFNRYQAAGGAVRGDQAIAYAQALRESSSVAQAVQVLEAELNRTPEFNTQQVRLRGALGTAYAANAQYQQALEVIQPLRGRSDARLTLARALNAIGEYSRQTAYSQEAAQIYQTVLTTVPNLPPGIRREAIAVFSNLPEWRPSALQLVQALSRETPNDSSLVFSQQVLAYQTGQLSRTDFVQQVRAAFPSLPGDPAQVRSISQTLSRVDPPIADLLPLYQSLLAAGSPEGFLNFRVAQILIQQGQLAAAKSALAAYASTPAGQRDGDTTQLLLADIDRREGNLNASIQRYQALISSSRTLDVRRGALQGLAAVYQSQGLNREAIALYDQIIAENPQDPAFALGRTSLAYQAGLISEAQAAAVLNQSLQQYGASTPPPELIALAAALPPDPSRADLYQRLLAVEPGNLGLQLRSLQVLADRNPAQARAEIARLLAQSPNNLDLYFVQGDIAQQTGDEALARQSYAAILQQQPNNLDALLALGGLEFQQGNLAQANELYNQALALDTSSGVARTSLAALNAVQGRPLQAIKELRAWQQFQQAQGLADPQVSAQIQQIEAGLLQQRGIQPPWERF